One Xylanivirga thermophila genomic window, AGCAGGCAACAGGTTCAGTTCTATTAGGTTTTGATCTAGATCCAAGTGACATTCAGAATGAACTTGCCAACTGTCGTGCTGTATGGAATAAATATAAAAGTGAGCTGTTAACAGGTGCAAGAAATCCTGAAGAATTAGTAGAGACTGTTACAACTGAACTAGAGGCTGCTGGTTTTAATAAAATTATTGAAGAAGCACAGAATCAGATTAACGCTAACTACAACAAATAAAGATGAACACGATATAATATTATAGGGAATTTTCGGATTCCCTATAATATTATATTATTAATTATGTTATTTGTATGGAGGGATAAAATGTCATTAAAAATTATTGGAAAATCGTTGCCCAACATCCCTTGGCAGGAGAAGCCTAAAGGATATAAAGATCCAGTATGGCGTTACAATAAAAACCCTATTATAAATAGAAATCAAACAAAAAGATCTAATAGTATTTTTAATAGTGCAGTAGTCCCTTTTGAAGGGAAATTTGCTGGTGTTTTCCGGTGTGATAGCAAATCTGTTAGTATGGATATATTCCCGGGTTTCAGTGAAGATGGCATAAATTGGGCGATAAGTGATACGCCTATTAAATTTGAAGGCGAGGATGAGGAAATTCTCAAGCGAGAATATAGGTATGATCCTCGTGTTTGCTTTATTGAAGATAGATACTATATAACATGGTGTAATGGGTATCATGGACCAACTATAGGTGTGGGTTATACGTTTGACTTTAAGAAGTTTTACCAATTAGAGAATGCGTTTCTACCTTATAATAGAAACGGCGTATTATTTCCAAGAAAAATAAATGGTAAATATGCTATGCTCAGCAGGCCGAGTGATACAGGACATACACCGTTTGGAGATATTTTCTATAGTCAAAGCTCTGACCTTGAATATTGGGGACATCATCGCTATGTTATGGGCACTATAAAAGGAGACGAGTCAGCATGGCAATCTACGAAGATAGGCCCTGGACCGATTCCTATAGAAACGGAGGATGGATGGCTTCTTATTTATCATGGAGTAATTAATACATGTAATGGTTTTGTATATCGTATGGGTTGTGCTTTACTTGATTTAGAACAACCTTGGAAAGTAAAAATGCGTTCTAAGGATTATATTTTGGCACCATACGAATACTATGAGTGTGTAGGAGATGTACCAAATGTAGTATTTCCATGTGCAGCATTAGTTGATGCAGATAGTGGACGGATTGCTATATATTATGGTTGTGCAGACACTGTTACAGGTTTAGCATTTACAACTGTGGATGAATTGTTCAAACATATGAAGGAAAATCCTCTGGTATAATTATTTATTAACCTAAATTTGGACGTCTCCATTTGACTATGGGTAAGAGTAAATAAGATTAATTAGGTGGAGGAAGGCATGGAATATATTGACAAGCGAATTGGTGTTATTTGTGATCAGTTAAAAAAGTTAGCGGTAGTGCAGAAGATTCCAGTAGAAAATTTAATATATAAAGAAGGTAATTATATACGACCAGAAGATGTGGATGCTGCAGAGGGGGAGTTTAAACCTTTTGATAGTAAGAGGATGCATTGGTATGGTCCGGATAAACATTACTGGTTCCGTGTAGATTTCACAGTTCCCGAGAGTTTAGATAATAAACCTATGTGGCTTAAGGTTAGGACACAGATTGAGGAATGGGATGACGCTAAGAATCCTCAGTTTCTACTTTTTGTAAATGGCGTGGCAACTCAGGGGATTGACATGAATCATAGAGATGTACTATTAACGAAGGCTGCAAAAGCAGGAGATACTTACCGTATCGATCTACAAGCTTATACTGGCACCTTGCACAGTGAATTTAATCTAATTGTTGAAATGCAGGAGATTGATCCTAAGATTGTAGAACTATACTATGATATTAAAGTACCTTTAGAGGCATTTTCACGTATGGATAAAGAAGACCAGGATAGGCTTGCAATAGAGAATGTTCTAAATGATACTATTAATTACTTGGATTTAAGAAGTCCTTATTCAGAGGAGTTCTATATATCGCTAGATAAGGCCAGTGCGTATATTTCTAAAGCATTATATGAAGATATGGCAGGGTATAGTGATATTATTGCTACCTGTATTGGTCACACGCATATTGATGTTGCATGGTGGTGGACGGTAGAACAGACTAGGGAAAAGGTAGCCAGAAGTTTTGCGACTGTATTAAAATTGATGGATGAGTATCCAAACTATAAGTTTATGTCTAGTCAGCCCCAACTTTATTATTTCTTAAAAGAAAGATATCCTGAGCTTTACAGCCGTTTGAAGGAAAAGGTTAAGGAAGGACGTTGGGAGCCCGAAGGCGGAATGTGGGTTGAAGCTGATTGCAACCTTACTTCGGGAGAGTCTTTGGTTCGCCAATTCATTTATGGGAAAAGATTTTTTCAAGAAGAATTTGGTGTAGATAATCGGATTCTTTGGTTGCCAGATGTATTTGGTTATTCCGGAGCGCTTCCTCAGATTATGAAAAAGAGCGGTATCGATTATTTTATGACTACAAAATTAGCATGGAATCAGTTTAATAAGATTCCGTACGATACAATGAAATGGAGAGGAATTGATGGTACCGAAGTATTAGCCCACTTTATTACCACTTTAGGTGTAGGGCAGAGTATAGATAACTTCTTTACCACATATAATGGCATATTGCATCCTGATGCTATTATGGGGGGTTGGGAACGTTATCAGAACAAGGATATTAATAACGATATTTTAATCTCCTATGGCTATGGTGATGGCGGCGGAGGTCCTACCAGAAAAATGCTTGAGACCTCCAAACGTATGGAAAAAGGTATAAAAGGTATACCAAAGGTTAGACAGGAATTTTCGCGAACGTATTTCGAGGAATTAGAAGAAAGGGTTAAGGATAATAGAAGGTTGCCAGTTTGGGAAGGTGAGTTCTATTTCGAATATCACCGTGGAACCTACACTTCTATGGCAAGGAATAAACGTTCCAATCGTAAGAGCGAACTATTACTGATGGATTTAGAATTAATATCTGTACTAGCACAATATTTAAAAGGGGTACCTTATCCAAAAGAGGAATTAGAAAAGTTATGGAAAATCGTATTAATTAATCAGTTCCATGATATCCTACCAGGAACTTCTATCCATGAAGTGTATGAGGTAACCAAGAAAGAGTATGCCGAGTTGAAGGAGAAAGCAACAGCTCTGCTGAGAGAACGGTTAGATATTTTAACAGACAATGGAAAAGGACTTACGGTATATAATACTCTTGGCTTTGAGCGGGATGATGTTGTTCATTTGGGTGAATGCAATGCAGCTGGATTAAAAGATGAAAATGGCAATCTATATCCAGTTCAGCAAACATCTGATGGAGCAATTGCATACCTTGAGGGTATTCCTTCAAAGGGAAGTAAAACCTTTGAAATTGTACAAGAGGCAGATATGCCTGAACAGCCTTTTATCTTGAAAGATGATTATAGCCTAGAGACTCCATTTTACAGTATTAGACTAGATGAAAACGGTTTGTTTACTCACATTTATGATAAAGAAAATGACAGGGAAGTACTTCAGGTAGGGAAAAAGGGTAATCTGCTCCGCATGTATGAGGATAAACCGATGTATTATGATAACTGGGATATTGATATTTACTATACTGAGAAATACTGGGATGCGGATCAGATAGAAAGGCTAGAATGGACCGAGGTGGGAGTCCTCCGTGCTACTTTAGAGATTGATCGTAAAATTAGTAATTCTCTAATCAAGCAAAAAATTTATTTCTATGCGAACAGTAGAAGAATCGAATTTGAAACCTATGTAGACTGGAAGGAACATCAACATCTGTTAAAGGTCCATTTTCCGTTAAATGTTCATACTGATGAGGCGACTTTCGAAATTCAGTTTGGTAATGTAAGTAGGAAAGTTCATACCAATACCAGTTGGGATAGTGCAAGATTCGAAAGCAGCGGACATAAATGGGCCGATTTATCGGAAGGACATTATGGGGTTAGTTTATTAAATGATTGCAAATACGGTCATTCAGTAAAAGATGGAAACATGGCGATTACTTTAATTAAATCTGGTATTGAGCCCAATCCTATGACGGATTACGAGGAGCATTATTTCACTTATGCTCTATATCCTCATGCAGAGAACTGGCGTGATGGTGGTACCGTACAAGAAGCATATAAGTTGAATCAGCCTGCTTATGCTATTAAGGGTGGAATTCCAGGTAATAAAAATTCGTTAATATCTATTGATAAAAAGAATATTATCATAGAAACTATAAAAGAGGTCGAGGACGGAAAAGGTATCATTGTTCGTATGTATGAATGTGAAAATGCATTAACCAAGGCACACGTAAGTTTAGGATTAAAGGCTTCTTCTATAACGGAATGTAATCTGATTGAAGAAGGAGATACACCTGTAGCGCCTAATGGTGATGGATTTGATATAGAGATTAAGCCTTATGAAATAAAGACATTTAAAATTAATATATAAAAAACATTAGAAATAGACAGCTAAGCTTAGCTGTCTATTTCTAATGTTTTACAGTAAAATTTTATATCTCATTCTCTTATTTTCAATATGGTCTCAATATTATCCTTAGAACTACTGCCTACAAAGATTTTGATATTCCCAGGCTCGATACGAAATTCCATATTTCTATTCCATATGCCTAATTCTTCTTTACCTAGCAAAAAAGTAATGTCTTGCTTTTCCCCAGGATTTAAAAATATCTTTTTAAATCCTTTTAGCTCCTTTACACGTCGTGTAACAGTAGCTTCTTGGTCTTTGATATAAAGCTGGACAACTTCTTGTCCTGCAATACCCCCAATGTTTTCAACAGTAACACTTACTTTTATATTGTCTCCTTTTTCTATATCTTTAACAGACAAAAGATTGTTTAGGATCTTTAAATTAGTATATTTGAATTTAGTATAACTTAAACCATGGCCAAAATGGTATAAAGGAGCCGACTCCATATCTACATATGAAATTTCATGGCCTAGATCCTTATGGTTATAGTAAACTGGTAGTTGCGCAGAAGATCTTGGTATAGAAACGGATAGCTTTCCTGATGGATTATAATTTCCAAATAAAACTTCAGCTATTGCCCTACCCCCTTCTTTTCCCGGATACCATCCGCATAAAACCGCTTCACAATTTTCGGCTATCCATGGAATCGCATGTGGCCGTCCCTGAATGAGCACTGCTACAATCGGCGTTCCAGTCTTTTTGAGTTCCTTTAGCAGTTCTACCTGTACTCCTCCCAATTCCAAATCAGCTACATCCACACCTTCACCACAATCCATTTCTGAGGGATCTCCACCTACTATAGCAGCACCATTAACATCAAAAACAGTACCAAAATCTCTAGTGCTAGATCCACCCACAACTACTATAGCTATATCAGCACTTTGAGCTGCATCTATAGCTTCTTGGAATCCTTCTTTTGACATATCTCGGATATCACAGCCTTTTACATATATCAATTCTGTTTCGTCTGATGCTAAAGCCTTCAGTCCTTGTAGTACGGTAACTCCTGTATCCTTCCTTTGAGGTGCAGTATAATCTCCTAGCTGATTATAAAGATTATTTGCATTAGGGCCTATTACTGCGATCTTTTTTAGGCTTTTATCTATAGGTAAAATATTATCTTCATTTTTTAATAGTACAATTGATTCTCTGGATAATTCTAAATTAACTTTTTCGGCCTTTGGTGAATAGACTACTTGACTAGCTAATTTTTCGTCAGTGAATGGTTCGTCAAACAGTCCTAGAATAAATTTCAACTTTAATACTCTACTAACAGCCCTATCAATATATTCTTCTGAGACCTTGCCATTTTTAACTGCTTGCTCTAACGTTGTAAATGAAGTATCCCATAAACTTAAATCTACTCCCGATGTTAACGCCAAAGCAGCTGCGCTCTCATAGTCTTCTGTTAACATTAATAATCTATCTATTGCCGTGCCATCGGCCATGACCACTCCTTCAAATCCCCATTCATCACGTAGTATATCTGTAAGCAACTTTTTATTGGCATGGCAAGGAATACCATCAATTTCGTTATAAGCAGCCATACAACCTAAAGCACCTGCCTCTACTCCAGATTTCATACCTGGTAGAAAGATTTCTCTAAGCTCCCTTTCACCAATAGATGCCGGTGCTGCGTTATGGCCGCCCATAGCCGCTCCTTGAGCGCAGAAATGCTTCATTATAGCAATTACTTTATCGTTGCCTTGTAATTCTTCTAATGCTTCTCCTTGGAGCCCTTTTATGGCTGCAACCGCCATTTTTGCAGCATGATAAGGATCTTCTCCAAAACATTCTTCACAACGTCCCCAACGAGGGTCATGTAAAATATCCAACAACGATATAAGTGCTAAATTTCCTCCACGCGCCCTAATCTCAGCAGCAACTTGGGACATAGCTTCTTTATATAAATTTGGATTCCAGGTGCAACCTACACCTAAATTGGTACAAAACATAGTCCCTTCAAGCGCTTGGTGTCCATGGGGGCACTCTTCTGAAATGAGTACAGGAATGCCAAGTCTAGTGTTTTCTATTATATATTGCTGTATCATATTAGCAACGTGGGCGGACTTTTCTAACGGTATACCTGTATCAAATGTCACCGCCGACCATGGGTCAGCTCTAAACAGTCCATATAAAGCTCCCATACCATCACCAAATTTTACAGCTTCTTTAAATTCTTCTGTAAGTTCTATGCTATCTCCATTTCTTTTATAGGCCTTCCAGCCAAGCATCTTTTGGTTTAATTGGCCCACTTTTTCTTTTAAAGTCATTTTGGAAAGCAGATCATGGACTCTGACATCAATATCTTGCGTTTTATCCTTGTATTTCTCCATGCTTTATTTTCCTTTCTAAAAGTCTTATCCTAAAATTTTCTACAAGTAAATAATATATAGGCTATCTCACAGAAAATCATAACAAGAATCATCAAAAAAAACAATATTATATACACTTAATCTAATCTTATTGGACTATAAAATGTAAATATTTTGACTGTTACAGCAAAGACTAAATAAAATTGTTATGAAATACATTATTTTATTACAATGTATACTCATTCATTTATATAAATGTTGTACAGACATTAAAAATTATTTAATAGGGAGTTTAAAAGGGCATGTATTCATATTTTTGTAGTGACAATTATATAAAAAACTATTGACGGAATGTGTATAAATATATATAATATCGAATAAGTTTTATAAAAATATATTGGAGGATGGTAAAATGGAAGAAAAACAAAACCGTGAACAATGGGGATCGAAAATCGGCTTTATCCTTGCTACAGCTGGTTCTGCTGTAGGTTTGGGTAATATCTGGAGATTTCCATATATTGCTGGTGTAAAC contains:
- a CDS encoding glycoside hydrolase family 130 protein; amino-acid sequence: MSLKIIGKSLPNIPWQEKPKGYKDPVWRYNKNPIINRNQTKRSNSIFNSAVVPFEGKFAGVFRCDSKSVSMDIFPGFSEDGINWAISDTPIKFEGEDEEILKREYRYDPRVCFIEDRYYITWCNGYHGPTIGVGYTFDFKKFYQLENAFLPYNRNGVLFPRKINGKYAMLSRPSDTGHTPFGDIFYSQSSDLEYWGHHRYVMGTIKGDESAWQSTKIGPGPIPIETEDGWLLIYHGVINTCNGFVYRMGCALLDLEQPWKVKMRSKDYILAPYEYYECVGDVPNVVFPCAALVDADSGRIAIYYGCADTVTGLAFTTVDELFKHMKENPLV
- a CDS encoding alpha-mannosidase, with the protein product MEYIDKRIGVICDQLKKLAVVQKIPVENLIYKEGNYIRPEDVDAAEGEFKPFDSKRMHWYGPDKHYWFRVDFTVPESLDNKPMWLKVRTQIEEWDDAKNPQFLLFVNGVATQGIDMNHRDVLLTKAAKAGDTYRIDLQAYTGTLHSEFNLIVEMQEIDPKIVELYYDIKVPLEAFSRMDKEDQDRLAIENVLNDTINYLDLRSPYSEEFYISLDKASAYISKALYEDMAGYSDIIATCIGHTHIDVAWWWTVEQTREKVARSFATVLKLMDEYPNYKFMSSQPQLYYFLKERYPELYSRLKEKVKEGRWEPEGGMWVEADCNLTSGESLVRQFIYGKRFFQEEFGVDNRILWLPDVFGYSGALPQIMKKSGIDYFMTTKLAWNQFNKIPYDTMKWRGIDGTEVLAHFITTLGVGQSIDNFFTTYNGILHPDAIMGGWERYQNKDINNDILISYGYGDGGGGPTRKMLETSKRMEKGIKGIPKVRQEFSRTYFEELEERVKDNRRLPVWEGEFYFEYHRGTYTSMARNKRSNRKSELLLMDLELISVLAQYLKGVPYPKEELEKLWKIVLINQFHDILPGTSIHEVYEVTKKEYAELKEKATALLRERLDILTDNGKGLTVYNTLGFERDDVVHLGECNAAGLKDENGNLYPVQQTSDGAIAYLEGIPSKGSKTFEIVQEADMPEQPFILKDDYSLETPFYSIRLDENGLFTHIYDKENDREVLQVGKKGNLLRMYEDKPMYYDNWDIDIYYTEKYWDADQIERLEWTEVGVLRATLEIDRKISNSLIKQKIYFYANSRRIEFETYVDWKEHQHLLKVHFPLNVHTDEATFEIQFGNVSRKVHTNTSWDSARFESSGHKWADLSEGHYGVSLLNDCKYGHSVKDGNMAITLIKSGIEPNPMTDYEEHYFTYALYPHAENWRDGGTVQEAYKLNQPAYAIKGGIPGNKNSLISIDKKNIIIETIKEVEDGKGIIVRMYECENALTKAHVSLGLKASSITECNLIEEGDTPVAPNGDGFDIEIKPYEIKTFKINI
- a CDS encoding glycoside hydrolase family 3 N-terminal domain-containing protein, producing the protein MEKYKDKTQDIDVRVHDLLSKMTLKEKVGQLNQKMLGWKAYKRNGDSIELTEEFKEAVKFGDGMGALYGLFRADPWSAVTFDTGIPLEKSAHVANMIQQYIIENTRLGIPVLISEECPHGHQALEGTMFCTNLGVGCTWNPNLYKEAMSQVAAEIRARGGNLALISLLDILHDPRWGRCEECFGEDPYHAAKMAVAAIKGLQGEALEELQGNDKVIAIMKHFCAQGAAMGGHNAAPASIGERELREIFLPGMKSGVEAGALGCMAAYNEIDGIPCHANKKLLTDILRDEWGFEGVVMADGTAIDRLLMLTEDYESAAALALTSGVDLSLWDTSFTTLEQAVKNGKVSEEYIDRAVSRVLKLKFILGLFDEPFTDEKLASQVVYSPKAEKVNLELSRESIVLLKNEDNILPIDKSLKKIAVIGPNANNLYNQLGDYTAPQRKDTGVTVLQGLKALASDETELIYVKGCDIRDMSKEGFQEAIDAAQSADIAIVVVGGSSTRDFGTVFDVNGAAIVGGDPSEMDCGEGVDVADLELGGVQVELLKELKKTGTPIVAVLIQGRPHAIPWIAENCEAVLCGWYPGKEGGRAIAEVLFGNYNPSGKLSVSIPRSSAQLPVYYNHKDLGHEISYVDMESAPLYHFGHGLSYTKFKYTNLKILNNLLSVKDIEKGDNIKVSVTVENIGGIAGQEVVQLYIKDQEATVTRRVKELKGFKKIFLNPGEKQDITFLLGKEELGIWNRNMEFRIEPGNIKIFVGSSSKDNIETILKIRE